TATATTATAAGTTGATGCTCTAAATGATTTGCAAGATTTTGGGGTTCTCTGAGATGAGATGATGTTGAAACAAGGGTGAGACTTTGATGTAGAAGTTGTGACCTATGCTTGTTATAGCCTTGAGTTTGACCATTAATACTATTAAATAGTGTTTTCATTGTTTTGATGCTCCAGTGCTAGAATTTAGAATTTAGAGTATTTTTAATCTATCATTTACCCTCTTTCTATCGGGTTTATAAATCTCTAAGATTGTATGGCTATTGTACAACTTTTCCAGCTAGAAAAAGGAATCTTGGAATGATTTGTTTCCTTGTTTAGTAAGTAGGCAACTTGGTCTTATGAAATATGGTACTTTTTGTGTTGATTAGCGATCAAATCTTGGGCATTTTCCTGTTTTGTTATAGGAATTAGAGAGAAGTTAGCTTTCATTTAGTCTTGCTCTTGTTGACATTTGAAAATGTAATTTGAAGATTCTTGTAGTTCAGTGTGGTGTAATTATGTTTGTAGTTTTGGATATTTCGTTGTTTCCAATAGTATTAATGTCTATCATTTCCTAGATTTTGGTGGTTTGATGAAAATCAAGTGTTGTTTCTCCAGAATTTTGTGGAAACGAACttgaaaaagataaaatctAAATCTAAATATGAAGGGGGTAGAAAGGTATGTGGATAATTAGACGGGGAAATGGATTGGTTTCTCTTGTTTGATGAGTTTATTATAAACAAGCTTATTTTAATATAGTGTCCTTGCTTTTACTGGTATGATGAGTGTGGGTTTCTTTATCTGACATTAAAAATAGGAAAAGGTTTGTCACTGGTGAGAAATCTTTGTAATTGATGAAATTTTTTTCACTATGTATGGTTTTGCATACTTGATTTCCAGATGTATAGTAGAAGTAATATTCATAAATACTTCTTGACTCATGGTGATTGGAAGTTTATCCGAAATACCATTTTGGACTTCGTTTGCTTTGGCTCTTTTATGACATTTGTGAATTTCAAATGTTGTTGATcgactttttaataaatttcttaacTTGCATAATCCATATTTGAGAAAGCTCTCCTTTTTGTATTCTATTAGCTATTCCTGTTATTTGATAGGAAGTCATGCTTTACTTAACTATAATGCAGTAGCGATGGTATGTGCATTTCTTATATTGATCTTGGGTAGTTCCCATCTGTTGTAATGTCTAGAGAAACTCTCTGTCATGCTGtgtgatatgttatatattcaatTAATGATGCAAAGCGTCTAATGATAGCATGATATAATCATGCGTAGGTAAAAGGCGACCATGGAGAGCTTTTCTTTTGTATGGGCCGCCTGGAACAGGAAAGTCATACTTAGCCAAGGCTGTTGCAACTGAAGCAGACTCAACATTCTTTAGGTATCTGTCTTGTATTAGACATACGCCTATATTTCAGTATTTGTAGTTATTTTTATGTCCTTGGAGAATCTTCGCTGCACTTGACTACTTTTCAAGCCTGGTATGTTAGCTTTGAATGTTGCACTGAGGTTTGTTTCTTACTTAAGTTTTGTCAACGGAATAtggttttatttctttatttggtaacctttttccttatttttaccCTTATGAGATGAAACTATTTACACAATTTATCATTAAACTATCACTTTTATCTTCTTCCATGTGGTCTCGTtccctttttaaaaaatttgatgcATCATAAAATGGAACATTTGATTAGagtaggagggagtattacttGTGGGTTTGtctccaaaaaaaatataacagtGTGTATTGTGTAATTATTTGGAGTATGGCCTTATGACTGTGGACTGCATAAATTTGAAACTTTCTGGACTTATTCTGCACGTTGCAAAATTTAGTCGGGTATGACTTGTAATTCTTTGTATGGTGCTCCCAAGTCTCAAACAATGTAATCAATGTCCTCACACGAAGAGTTGCTCTCAGCACCATTCTAAAACATTCAGAGAGCTTTTGTATTTCTTGAAATGCTCTGGACCCAattcttattttgatattttgtgtTTCAATTATAGTTCCTTGTATTTCTCATGGTTGTTCTTTGTTTTTTGGCTTAATTGTTCCAAAACATCCATTAATGtagaatataatatatatgtactaTTTATCCTACAATGGTAATCTATCTTGATTTTTTCTCATTATGGCTATAAATATTATGTCTTGAATCTTGATTAActttcaaaattttcttgtcACTATATTTTATTCTCTTTCTTATATTGTGTTTTATGACTTACCTCTTCGGTCAAAAAGAAAATTTCATAGGATATCAAGTTTGATACATATGAGTGTGTTAACGCCTAAAGTTTGGGTTTATAAGAATTTGTATATTGGAAAGATGGGTGTGATAGAGATAGAAATGGATGTGTGGACACACACTATACGTAATATATTGGAATGAACATGTTCGGTGGAAGGTtctagttgcatatatttcagATAAGATAAAGGAAAACCAGCTTACCTTGTGTGGTGTTGATAAAAAGCTACATCAGAATGGAAGGTAAGGAATTTGGATTTTAAAACTGTAAAAGAGCTTGATGGAGACCAATAATTGCCTTAAATTGAGGGAGTGAAGTTGTGAAGAAAATAGATTGACAAAGTTAGCTGTAGTTAGAACTTAGAATTGAATAAAGGAAGAGTATAATTGTGGACGACACATAAGGACTGAGATGCGTTAGTGGTTCATGGAGTTGGCCCCTTACTAATGGGATTAAGGCTTTTGAATGGAAAAAGTGTCAATTGCTAGCCTTCTCTCCCTTCCCTTTGTGGGCAGAGGTTACATTATAGATTATTTCTTTAGTACCCTCCTCCAAGCTGGGATTTATAGTGCATCTGATCATCTATATTCTGCATAGAACTAGAAGGCTCGTATGTGCACTGTGCAAATGCAACAGGAAGGAACAAAGAATTGGAAGAGATTACAGGCCTATACTTGGAGGACCATTAACTAGTATGCTTctatattttagtttttagttgGCTTTGGCTCACAACTTCtggatttatttatttgatagtGTTATTTCTTAGCTTTGAATGTTATGAACTTATGGTATAAGATGTACTGGCCAAATCACAAAGACTACATCTTCTGTATGatccttttttttaatctttgaaGTAAAAGTGTCTTCTAGCCTGATTCTTAAACGAGGAGTATTTTCACTTACTCTCATGCCTTTGGATGAAAGGCAGGATCTGATGTAGAAAGCACCATTAGGTTAGCATATTCTTTTTAGGTTCATGGATGTTATATGGCATGTTATAGTGTAATTATACACCGTTTACCTTTGAAAAGGAAAATATTTAATACCCAATCTTTTGTCTTTTCTATAcgtttgatttatttatttgtttattgtcCTTTTTTAAGGGCATCTTCAGCCAATTTGCATGTCCCCGTCCATGACAAGCTTTTCAATTCTTTTCCCTCTCCTTCTCCAGTGTATCTTCTTCAGATTTGGTCTCAAAGTGGATGGGTGAGAGTGAAAAGTTAGTTTCCAACCTTTTCCAGATGGCTCGTGAAAGTAATCCTTCGATTATTTTCATTGATGAAATAGACTCGTTATGTGGTCAAAGAGGAGAAGGAAGTGAAAGTGAAGCTTCTAGACGTATCAAGACAGAACTCCTGGTGCAGATGCAGGTGATTTGTGTAGCTTCTTTATATTTAGCTacttattttgttgttttttcatttgttaAGAATGGTCTTAATTGGAAAAAAATTGGTTTAAATTATGCCCAGACTGTTTATAGACCGGGATAGTCTAGAATCAGaaacctaataaaaaaatcGACATGGAGTTGACTGCTAATTAGTTCTACATTGGCCAAAATGTCCTTAGCCGGAGCAGCCCAACTCAACCGCCATATGATGatcaaattttacattttttttatttggtttaatGTTGTGATTCCATAGAATGTAACATTATTGACAAtcacatacataaatatatgttTCTATGTCATACTTCACCGTTCAAACTTAATGATTCCAGCAACAAGAAAATCAACCATTGAAATATtgaatgatttaaaaaaataaatgttatccCCAATTTAGTTTtcaaaaaaaccttaattttGGAATTATGAAATATGAGGATTAGGGATTTATGTCTGGATTTTTTTTTCGAAATTAGGTATTATGATTTTAACAATTAAGGGTGATTGAGCGTCAAAGGTTTCAAAAGTTAggcttttttataaaaataaataaattagaattATATCAAATGGGGTTTCGGGGTTTTGAAATTGGGGAGAAAGAGGtggttgaaaataaaaatgggtgTTTCGATAGCTATGGTTTCAAAATTAGGAATAAGGGATTCAAAAAAGAAGAGGGAGTTCAAAAAATTGTGGTTAAGGTTTTGAAAATTGGGAGAAAGAGGTAGTTTAATATTGAAATTTGAGctttgaaattagggttttagtgTTTTGAAATTAGCTAAAGGACTGGTTTTAGGGATTCCAATTAGGGTTCATAAAAAATTAGGATTTTGTTAAGAATGAAGAGAAAGGAGGCTAGAAGAAGAGTGAGTGGCTGGGATGTAGAAGTCTAGAAGACGAAAAAGTGTTGAAAAGGACAACCTTTGGCGACTACTAAAGAAGCGGTTGAGGCAtgaccatagtgcaaaaatgtgtTAACGTCGCGGTTTTGGTAACAGTGGTGATACGGCTATTGTACCGTCAAATATTTGCCTAAACCATGAAATATTGTTTGATGCTGCCTACAACACGGGTTTTATTTATACCTTTATGATTAGGGTTTCAATGTTTTGAAATTTGCTAAGGGCTTGTTTTAGGGATTCCAATTAGGGTTcataaaaaattagggttttgttaAAAATGATGAGAAAGGAGGCTAGAAGAAGAGTGAGTGACTAGGATGTAGAAGGCTAGAAGACgaagaagatgaaaaggacCTTTAGGCGACTACTTAAGAAGCGGTTGAGGCAtgaccatagtgcaaaaatgtgtTAACGTTCGCGTTTGTAGTAACGGTGATGATATGGCTATTGTACCGCCGAATATGGCCTAAACCATGAAAGATTGCTTGATGCGGCCTAAAATATgggtttttttacacctttacgatGCGGATAATATTGGTTCGATAAATTTGAAATCCTTTACAATACCGTCGATTCGATGCGATGCGGCCTTCGTTTGCACTATGGGCACTGCATGAGGCTTTAGAGAACCTTGAGGCTCAATAGTTGAAGATGGGTTATGGTCGATGTCTCCATGGATTGAGATGGGAGAACAGAGAGTCTGAGAGATCGGGGATGAAGATTGAACTTTGAACTTTGAACTTTGAAGATGATCAACAGATTTGAAATAGAGGAAGGGACTAGGGCTGAGTGAGATAAAATGAGATTTCCACATTTTAAGACTGAGTTGGGTTTCTGAGGACTGAGGAGTTAGATCTGGTAAAGGAGGGCTTTGGCCTTTTGACTTGATTTTTCccctttttattttcaatttaaataattacatgCTTGATTCGGCACGGTCCAACATTGAGACAGACCAGACCGGTCTAATGAATGGGCTAGTTCCAGGCCATTTTATTTGAGCTGGCCTGTGGCCAATTTAAGTTGTGGCATTGCTGATAATTATTTCTTGTCTGTTTTCAGCTTTAGATTTTGTTACAAACTGTTTTTGGTGTTGTATCTCTTAGGGTGTTGGACACAACGACGATAAAGTTCTTGTTCTTGCTGCAACAAATACACCATATGCTTTAGATCAGGTactttcacatgattttgtccACCTTGCACATGTCTATAGATCTGAACGGTTGATATCTACAGGCTATTCGACGGCGTTTTGATAAGCGTATTTATATTCCCCTACCAGATCAAAAGGCTCGGCAGCATATGTTTAAGGTTCTCTAATGCCTTTCTTCTTTCAGTCTTTTGGGCATGTCACTCATCCATGGTTATCATGCTCATTTGATCTTTTTCATGTTGTGAACTCAGGTTCATCTTGGGGATACCCCTCACAACTTGACTGAGAGTGATTTTGAATTCTTAGCTCGTAAAACAGAGGGATTCTCTGGTTCAGATGTATCTGTTTGTGTAAGTGGTtgatttatctgatttttatttctaGACTTCTTATGCATTGGGTGTCTCTTTTAAGATGTTTTGTTTGTGCTGTAAGTTTTCTATTgctttttgtaaagaaaaatgTTCTATTGCTTGGAATGCAGGTCAAAGATGTACTTTTTGAACCTGTTCGTAAAACTCAAGATGCAATGTTCTTCTACAAGACAAAATCTGATATTTGGGTGCCTTGTGGGCCTAGACAGCCAGGTGCTACCCAAACTACTATGCAGGATTTGGCAGCGGAGGGACTTGCTGCTAAGGTATTCAATTATTTTAAGCATCTGTTAAGCTTTTATCTTATTGATATACTTATATAAGAAGCTAAGAACTGAGGCTTACCCCGATTGCTCACAATTGGtgctttaaaatcctttttaCTGGTTGAACATTGCCTATTCAAGCAAATGGACTTCGGAATCGGTGCCTAACTTTGACGCTAACAGTATCTCCCCTTTTCAAATTTTTCCTACTTGTTACTGGTGTAGTATTCTCTGTATGCATTTCCCATCAAATGCTGTGAGTGCTTAAATGAGGAATTAAAGTTTTGATATTCTTGTGCTTGAAATAAGAATTTTTGAGATAAACTTTTCGGAGTAAGAACAATTATCTCAAATCATTGTGAATCTTAATTTGAAGCTTTTGAATTCTCACTGTGTGACTGACTACACTTATTTTTATACCTCCACCATATTTTTTTCCCGATATCATGTTCTCAATATGTGAATTAGCACTTTGTTTGTGGACTTATAGTCAATTTTTACCTTTCCAGATTGTTCCACCCCCAATTACAAGAACAGATTTTGAAAAAGTACTTGCTCGGCAGAGGCCAACTGTGAGCAAATCAGACCTTGATGTACATGAGAGATTTACGCAAGAGTTTGGCGAGGAAGGCTAATTTTTTCCGATGGAAGTTCAGTATGTCATTCCGAGGAGATTGCAGAAGTTATTACTATACGTAATACTATGATGCAATGTCCAGCGATCTCCTCTTGTTCAGAACTATATTCAAATATTTAATATCTGGAAAGATATTAATTTGCCTTGTTTAAACAAAAGCCGTGTAATTGTGCATTAATCTCGTTTCTCATTCTTTCGGAAAAAAAACATGTTTCGCATTACTCCATATCAATAGTAGCCTGCTTGGCACTTCTGATGTTTtataatgttgcaagtaataaTGCTACGTTATGTTGGATTTTACGCCATAAAATGCTACAAAGGATTTCAATTTCTAACATCTCAGTCCTTTTCATTTTGTCACCATCTCTTATATATTGAACTTTCAAGATTGCCCCTGTTTACTTTTCAAACCTTCAATTTctaatatctctctaaaaactctctcaTAACACTTATTGgactaaaacaaactaaaactaaaaattgaaTTACTGTGGCAAAAGAAAATGATCACCAAAATGATTCGGTAAGCATCGATAACGAtcattaatttcaaaaaaattgtttgtgttgaaatttgatacatattcattcttttggctataacttttaataggaaaatcacataattgcaatgtttgctgcattagaacctagacttcaagatctttccaatgataccCAATTCtgataaccgagcgagaaatgacgatcgtttaaagtttatttgtactgaaatttgatacatgttcaatcttttgggcataactttatataaaaaagatcgtattaatgcaaggtttgcgtcactagaaactagacttcgagagctttccaacgacatattatatgcccaattccgacAACGGAACGATAAATGACGACAATTTAAAGTTTGCAGGGATTTTTAAGATACAGTCGCGCGCGTCCGGACTGCGGTATGATTGCATAAAACGCACGACTAAATCGCGGTATGATCGCGCGCGACTGGATGTTAGAATTCActgcaaactttaaacggtCATCATTTCTCGCTTGATTgtcagaattgggcatataatatatcgttgGAAAGCTTTTAAAGTCTAGATTCTAATACCGCAAACCttgaattaataaaatttttctataagaagttatgcccaaaagattgaacatatatcaaatttcagcacaagtACATTTTAAACGATtatcatttctcgctcggttatcggaATTGATTATacaatatatcattggaaagatcttgaactttaggttctaatgccgcaaacattgtaataatgtgattttcctatcaaaagttttgGCCAAAAGAGTtatcatgtatcaaatttcaacacaaaacgtgtgattaaattgattttccgatttaaaaaaattgttttcttttttaaaataaatattttttatttaaatttaactaCTACTAAAAAATTTAGTTTAGCAATAATAATGGatgattatataattaaaactagatttaagggcattttagtaatttcaataaaaaaaagtgaCGAGACAATGAAAAGGGTAACGAACTTTAAAGATTGGATTAAATTTAAGGTCTTAGTTATCTTTATAATTAGGGGTTTGATTATGTATTTAACCCATCTCTTTTTAACGGTTTAAATCCTCGTTTTGATGGGTGCTCTAATAGCTGATTGAATGTGGATTTTTTAGCGGTTGGAAATGACCTATAAAGAGGTCATAATAGCTTAGAAGATCACACATGATTCGCAAATAACCacatataaattttgaacaTAAAAACAATTGTGCTATTTACAATGCAAATCTAGAATggtgaattttcttatttaacgTTTTTTGTAAACATTTTTATTAGGAGTATTAGACATATGCTGTGAGTGGTGTGCAATTTAGGTCGTACTCAAAATGTTAAAACTTTTAGAAAGAATCATAGTTAATAGATAGTCGTAGAATTTTAaacgaaaatataaaaaagggtTTGAAAGTTGCAAATATTTTGGCATGCGCAAAGACGAGATATTGACAAATCGGTAAGAAATATAGAAAGTTAAAGCTAGGACGAAGTCAATCAAAGATGACTTGAAGGACAATAGTGAAAAATAATTTGAAGGATCCAGACGTACAATTGAGAAGGTAGAAAATCAGAACAAATAGAGGAAAAGAATCCATGTGAATGACTATAGAACTagtatattggttcatgtagccaacCCTAATCTTTAAATTTATACCCCCTCCAATTTACTACTAATGTCCTAtttgctttatgcactctatccaatgcacttactCAATCCTTAGTATCtcaattgtgcataattaaaaattatggaaaattGATGTACATAATCCTTGcatcgagacgaatcaaacaagataccacataactatattttaatttatagattaacaagaaaatacaaattaagagtaagaaatgaatagtgttcaaaaagcaaatggaatattactagtgaattggagggactataaaataatatctagtATTCTtgttatttagaaaatattttcatattaaaagtaaaaatatacaaatttttaAGTTAGGACAAAAAATTGTTGATCTAGAATTTGATGTATAACTGAAAACATtgacaaaattaagaaaaaggtCAAAACGATTGCATATAGATCAAAAGATGTCAAAACGATCGCATATAGATCAAAAGAGgtcaaatcttttttaaatgaattaattgTGAATACAAAATTTAGAGTTTTTTGAATTACAACCTCAATACTCCATCCTATTCATCACAAGTGTcttaatgcaaggattattcacaactttttataatttttaattatatgataattaaagatattaaggattgaataagtgcattggatagagtgcaaaaaacaaatgagacacttgtggtgaataggagggaatatttattttttacgaattacagTCTTGAAAGTATCAAAGTATACGCCATTCAAGCTAAGTGATCGTTGAGCAGCCCATATGACCTTTAACCAGCCTAAATGATCGTTGAACGttactaatcacctttgacttttgttgatcaatcttaat
The sequence above is drawn from the Amaranthus tricolor cultivar Red isolate AtriRed21 chromosome 5, ASM2621246v1, whole genome shotgun sequence genome and encodes:
- the LOC130812603 gene encoding protein SUPPRESSOR OF K(+) TRANSPORT GROWTH DEFECT 1-like, whose translation is MYSNFKEQAIEYVKQAVQEDNAGNYAKAFPLYMNALEYFKTHLKYEKNPKIREAITQKFTEYLRRAEEIRAVLDEGGGSGPASNGGDAAIAARPKAKSKDGDKDGEDAEQAKLRSGLNSAIIREKPNVKWSDVAGLESAKQALQEAVILPVKFPQFFTGKRRPWRAFLLYGPPGTGKSYLAKAVATEADSTFFSVSSSDLVSKWMGESEKLVSNLFQMARESNPSIIFIDEIDSLCGQRGEGSESEASRRIKTELLVQMQGVGHNDDKVLVLAATNTPYALDQAIRRRFDKRIYIPLPDQKARQHMFKVHLGDTPHNLTESDFEFLARKTEGFSGSDVSVCVKDVLFEPVRKTQDAMFFYKTKSDIWVPCGPRQPGATQTTMQDLAAEGLAAKIVPPPITRTDFEKVLARQRPTVSKSDLDVHERFTQEFGEEG